From Juglans regia cultivar Chandler chromosome 6, Walnut 2.0, whole genome shotgun sequence, the proteins below share one genomic window:
- the LOC108994279 gene encoding DNA cross-link repair protein SNM1, whose protein sequence is MASRSETFATSDNDDDNDFQIPPAQTTTKSTHPGRSLISSRRPLKSSNSNFYSSKKVKRSGKENVPESTSSAHIKEESQSDTPSLQNPTLPVLDAHQNIKVDNDASTLDCDAKRELLKTREGYLCNSVESRLMKSRVDFAVNDDFEVGPELDVLLKLFSDVEEGDGNVVNGEAFHPQERNGLDCDGVFVQIRCPLCGIDISGMSNVQRQLHSNECLDKGEAKAQDITVPADESEPQIHRPVVDISPVLEWVRSLGLERYGDIFAREEIDWDTLQWLTEEDLFGIGITALGPRKKIVHALSEHRKGSANVVETHSDMHAYSEAQRQSTNGVQIYNDASDITVDETKKIAVNKLITDYFPGSVTDGKKVNTSVGKREVGKRCSDSGLKRAVAKNIFRNGKLKDVPSWCCIAGTPFRVDAFRYLRGDCSHWFLTHFHMDHYQGLTRSFCHGKIYCSSITAMLVNMKIGIPWDRLQILQLDQKINIAGIDVTCLDANHCPGSIMILFEPPNGKAILHTGDFRFSQEMTSMPVLQSRPIHTLILDTTYCNPQYDFPKQEAVIQFVIDCIQAEAFNPKTLFLIGSYTIGKERLFLEVARVLRKKVYVTAAKLRILRCLGFSEEDMQWFTVNEQESHIHVVPMWTLASFKRLKHISDQYVGRFSLIVAFSPTGWTFGKGKKKSPGRRWQQGTVIRYEVPYSEHCSFTELRDFVKLVSPMNVIPSVNNDGPDSANAMISLLSS, encoded by the exons ATGGCATCTCGTTCTGAAACCTTCGCAACATCGGACAATGACGACGACAACGATTTCCAGATCCCTCCCGCCCAAACAACGACTAAAAGCACCCATCCCGGCAGATCTCTCATAAGCTCTCGAAGACCTCTCAAGTCCTCCAATTCCAACTTCTACTCATCCAAGAAGGTGAAGCGCTCCGGCAAAGAGAACGTGCCGGAATCCACCTCCTCGGCCCACATTAAGGAGGAATCACAATCCGACACGCCATCGTTGCAGAATCCCACGCTTCCTGTCCTTGATGCTCATCAAAATATCAAGGTAGACAATGATGCAAGTACTTTGGATTGTGATGCTAAAAGAGAATTGTTGAAAACAAGAGAGGGTTATTTATGCAATTCAGTGGAGTCTAGGTTAATGAAGTCGAGAGTGGATTTCGCTGTCAATGATGATTTTGAGGTGGGTCCGGAGCTCGATGTGCTGCTCAAGTTGTTTTCTGATGTAGAGGAGGGGGATGGAAATGTTGTTAATGGCGAAGCTTTTCATCCACAGGAAAGAAATGGCTTAGATTGTGATGGAGTTTTTGTTCAAATTCGATGTCCGCTATGTGGAATTGACATCTCTGGCATGAGTAATGTACAACGTCAGCTACACTCCAATGAGTGTCTTGACAAAGGGGAAGCTAAAGCTCAAGAT ATTACTGTTCCTGCTGATGAAAGCGAGCCTCAAATTCATCGTCCAGTTGTTGACATCTCTCCTGTTCTTGAGTGGGTTCGCAGTTTAGGTTTAGAAAGGTATGGGGATATTTTTGCCCGAGAAGAGATTGATTGGGACACCTTACAATGGCTGACAGAAGAG GATCTGTTCGGTATTGGTATCACTGCACTGGGTCCAAGGAAGAAGATTGTGCATGCTCTTAGTGAACATAGAAAAGGAAGTGCTAATGTTGTTGAAACACATTCTGATATGCATGCCTATTCTGAGGCTCAAAGACAGAGCACCAATGGAGTTCAAATTTACAATGATGCTTCGGATATAACAGTGGATGAAACTAAAAAGATAGCTGTAAATAAGTTGATTACAGATTATTTTCCAGGGTCTGTGACTGATGGGAAGAAAGTCAACACCTCTGTGGGGAAGAGAGAGGTAGGAAAAAGATGCTCTGATTCTGGCCTTAAACGTGCTGTGGcgaaaaatattttcagaaatgGCAAACTCAAGGATGTTCCCTCGTGGTGCTGCATAGCAGGAACACCATTTCGAGTG GATGCTTTTCGATATCTTAGAGGAGACTGTTCCCATTGGTTTCTCACTCATTTTCATATGGACC ATTATCAAGGTCTAACCAGATCCTTCTGTCATGGAAAGATTTATTGCTCCTCGATCACAGCTATGCTTGTGAATATGAAGATTGGGATCCCATGGGACAGATTGCAAATTTTACAGCTCGAccaaaaaatcaatattgcTGGTATTGATGTGACCTGCTTGGATGCAAACCACTGTCCTGGTTCCATAATGATACTTTTTGAACCACCCAATGGTAAG GCAATTCTACATACAGGGGATTTTCGCTTTAGTCAGGAAATGACTAGCATGCCTGTGTTGCAATCACGTCCTATCCATACTCTTATCCTTGACACCACTTACTGTAACCCCCAG TATGACTTTCCAAAGCAAGAGGCTGTAATTCAGTTCGTCATTGATTGCATTCAAGCTGAAGCCTTCAACCCTAAAACGCTTTTTCTGATCGGTAGCTACACAATTG GAAAGGAGCGGCTGTTCTTGGAGGTTGCTCGTGTGCTCCGTAAAAAGGTTTACGTCACCGCAGCAAAACTGCGTATTTTAAGATGTTTGGGATTCTCAGAGGAGGACATGCAGTGGTTTACAGTGAATGAACAAGAAAGCCACATTCATGTTGTGCCAATGTGGACACTTGCGAGCTTCAAACGTCTAAAGCACATATCTGATCAATATGTG GGTCGATTCAGTCTCATAGTTGCTTTCTCTCCTACTGGGTGGACATTTGGTAAAGGAAAGAAGAAGTCTCCGGGGAGAAGGTGGCAGCAGGGTACGGTTATAAG GTATGAAGTGCCGTACAGTGAGCATTGCAGCTTTACAGAACTCAGAGATTTTGTGAAGCTTGTATCTCCGATGAATGTAATACCAAGCGTAAATAATGATGGGCCTGATTCTGCCAATGCAATGATCTCTCTCCTGTCATCTTGA